A region of Lentimicrobium sp. L6 DNA encodes the following proteins:
- a CDS encoding M28 family metallopeptidase produces MILFTWSFFGLQAQDRKSVEKHLKKLTSTSFAGRAYVNNGDAKAAKYIAKQFKKYKLETITGSYYQEYEFAINTFPNPISLSLNQQELKAGLDYVVGASSVSTSGDFSTMYLPLSEEEKKSDLSQTFLVGDQAYKEFLKANIYHAKGFLYLEEKQPIWSVYHGRDTSLYMVLKVNREKIRDSITSLHLEVESVFNPSHKTQNVWGFVEGERYKDSIIIVGAHYDHLGMMGQAIYRGANDNASGTVMVMELAKYFAKPENKPDCSIVFALFSGEEAGLLGSRYMANHFPFDLRMVKMMINLDMVATGSDGITVVNANTVPRVFNRLVQVNQKKQYLKEVKARGERCNSDHCPFYEKGVSAVFIYTIGSEATAYHSPDDDFQSLPLTEFDDLFLLLRDVIQE; encoded by the coding sequence ATGATACTGTTCACATGGAGCTTTTTTGGTTTACAAGCTCAGGATCGAAAATCTGTGGAGAAGCATTTGAAAAAGCTCACTTCTACCTCTTTTGCTGGAAGAGCTTATGTGAATAATGGAGATGCTAAGGCGGCTAAATATATTGCCAAGCAATTTAAGAAGTATAAACTGGAAACCATTACCGGCAGCTATTATCAAGAATATGAATTTGCCATCAATACCTTTCCTAATCCTATTTCTCTTTCCTTAAATCAACAAGAACTCAAGGCTGGACTTGATTATGTAGTTGGGGCCTCTTCCGTTTCAACAAGTGGTGATTTTTCAACTATGTATTTACCTCTTTCAGAAGAGGAAAAGAAAAGTGATTTGAGTCAAACTTTTTTAGTGGGTGATCAGGCTTATAAAGAATTCTTGAAAGCGAATATATATCATGCAAAAGGATTTTTGTATTTAGAAGAGAAGCAGCCTATCTGGAGTGTTTATCATGGAAGAGATACTTCTTTATATATGGTATTAAAAGTAAATAGAGAAAAGATAAGAGATAGTATTACTAGTCTTCATCTTGAGGTAGAAAGTGTTTTTAATCCCTCCCACAAAACTCAAAATGTTTGGGGCTTTGTGGAAGGAGAAAGATATAAGGATAGCATTATTATTGTTGGTGCTCATTACGATCACCTTGGTATGATGGGGCAGGCCATTTATAGAGGGGCAAATGATAATGCTAGCGGAACAGTAATGGTGATGGAATTGGCTAAGTATTTTGCAAAACCTGAAAATAAGCCTGATTGTTCCATTGTTTTTGCCTTATTCAGCGGAGAAGAAGCTGGTCTCCTGGGAAGTAGATATATGGCCAATCATTTTCCTTTCGATTTGAGGATGGTGAAAATGATGATTAACCTAGATATGGTGGCTACTGGTAGCGATGGAATAACAGTGGTGAATGCGAATACGGTTCCACGAGTTTTTAATCGGCTGGTACAAGTTAATCAGAAAAAGCAGTATTTAAAGGAGGTGAAGGCTAGAGGAGAGCGTTGTAATAGTGACCATTGCCCATTCTATGAGAAAGGGGTATCAGCTGTTTTTATTTATACGATAGGTTCAGAGGCCACAGCCTATCATAGCCCTGATGATGATTTTCAAAGCCTACCGCTTACTGAGTTTGACGATTTATTCCTTCTATTAAGAGATGTTATTCAAGAATAG
- the glyA gene encoding serine hydroxymethyltransferase, whose translation MIRDKQIFDLIEQEKKRQTHGIELIASENFVSDEVMQAMGSVLTNKYAEGYPGKRYYGGCEVVDQTEQIAIDRAKELFAAEYVNVQPHSGAQANMAVMLACLDPGDTFMGLDLSHGGHLSHGSHVNSSGILYNAVSYEVEEATGVIDYDKMEAKALETKPKLIIAGASAYSRDWDYERMRDIADKIDAILMADISHPSGLIAKGLLNDPIPYCHIVTTTTHKTLRGPRGGMIMMGEDFENPWGLKTPKGVTKMMSTVLNSAVFPGIQGGPLEHVIAAKAVAYGEALTDNYMNYMLQVQKNAQAMAAAFIAKGYHVVSGGTDNHLMLIDLRSKFPEITGKVVENTLVKADITVNKNMVPFDSRSPFQTSGLRVGTPAVTSRGLTEEHMPIIVDLIDEVISDIENPAVLEKVRKEVNALMMDRPLFVW comes from the coding sequence ATGATAAGAGATAAGCAGATTTTCGATTTGATCGAGCAAGAAAAAAAACGTCAAACTCACGGTATTGAGTTAATTGCTTCAGAAAACTTTGTAAGTGATGAAGTCATGCAAGCCATGGGGTCTGTTTTAACAAATAAATATGCAGAAGGATATCCTGGTAAGCGTTATTATGGTGGTTGTGAGGTAGTGGATCAAACAGAGCAAATAGCTATTGACCGTGCTAAAGAATTATTTGCAGCAGAATATGTAAATGTTCAACCACACTCCGGTGCTCAGGCAAATATGGCTGTTATGCTAGCTTGTTTAGATCCAGGAGATACATTTATGGGTTTAGACCTTTCTCACGGTGGTCACCTTTCTCATGGTAGTCATGTAAATTCATCAGGAATTTTATATAATGCTGTTTCTTACGAAGTAGAAGAAGCTACTGGTGTTATTGATTATGACAAGATGGAAGCCAAAGCCTTAGAAACTAAGCCAAAGCTTATTATTGCTGGTGCTTCTGCTTATAGTCGCGATTGGGATTATGAAAGAATGAGAGACATTGCCGATAAAATTGATGCTATCTTAATGGCTGACATTTCACATCCTTCTGGATTAATTGCCAAAGGTTTATTAAACGATCCTATTCCTTATTGTCATATTGTAACTACTACTACTCATAAGACGCTGCGTGGCCCTAGAGGTGGTATGATTATGATGGGAGAAGATTTTGAGAATCCTTGGGGTTTAAAAACACCAAAAGGCGTGACTAAGATGATGTCTACCGTATTGAATTCAGCTGTATTTCCAGGTATTCAAGGTGGTCCTTTAGAGCATGTGATTGCTGCTAAAGCTGTTGCTTATGGCGAAGCCTTAACCGATAATTATATGAACTATATGCTTCAGGTTCAGAAAAATGCACAAGCTATGGCAGCTGCATTTATTGCTAAAGGATATCATGTAGTTTCAGGTGGAACAGATAATCACTTGATGTTGATTGACCTCAGAAGTAAATTCCCTGAAATTACTGGTAAAGTGGTAGAAAATACCTTGGTAAAAGCTGATATTACTGTAAACAAGAATATGGTTCCTTTCGATAGCCGTTCTCCATTCCAGACTTCTGGTTTAAGAGTGGGTACTCCAGCGGTGACTTCTCGTGGATTAACAGAAGAGCATATGCCTATTATTGTGGATTTAATTGATGAAGTGATTTCAGATATCGAAAACCCAGCAGTATTAGAAAAAGTAAGAAAAGAAGTGAATGCCTTAATGATGGATCGTCCATTATTTGTTTGGTAG
- the dtd gene encoding D-aminoacyl-tRNA deacylase, giving the protein MRVLIQRVSEASVKIDGHIKSEIAQGLLILLGIENEDGQEDINWLVEKILKLRIFDDENGVMNLSLMDVNGDLMLISQFTLHASTRKGARPSYIKAARPEKAIPLYEAFIKAMEEKKGGKIATGEFGADMKVGLINDGPVTIWIDSKNKE; this is encoded by the coding sequence ATGAGAGTATTAATTCAAAGAGTTTCCGAAGCTTCCGTAAAAATAGATGGACATATAAAATCAGAAATTGCTCAGGGTTTATTGATTTTGCTGGGCATAGAAAATGAGGATGGTCAAGAAGATATCAATTGGTTGGTGGAGAAGATTCTAAAGCTTAGGATATTTGATGACGAAAATGGAGTCATGAATTTGTCCTTGATGGATGTTAATGGAGACCTAATGCTTATTAGCCAGTTTACGCTACATGCCAGCACTCGAAAAGGAGCTCGACCCAGTTATATAAAAGCTGCACGTCCTGAAAAAGCGATTCCATTATATGAAGCATTTATTAAAGCCATGGAAGAAAAGAAAGGTGGAAAAATAGCCACTGGTGAGTTTGGAGCAGATATGAAAGTGGGGCTAATTAACGATGGTCCAGTGACAATATGGATAGATTCGAAAAATAAAGAATAG
- a CDS encoding thymidine kinase, with the protein MFLEQKKFNGDKLGWVEVIVGSMFSGKTEELIRRLNRAKIAKLKVEIFKPGIDVRYDEEDVVSHNENSIKSTPIDSAEQILLYAHDVDVVGIDEAQFFDNQLGSVCNQLANKGIRVIVAGLDMDFQAKPFGPIPHLMATAEYVTKVHAICIKCGNLAQYSHRTIQGDDLVVLGETESYEPLCRPCYNKANSLT; encoded by the coding sequence ATGTTTCTAGAGCAGAAAAAATTTAATGGCGATAAACTGGGTTGGGTAGAAGTGATAGTGGGCTCCATGTTTTCGGGTAAGACTGAAGAGCTGATCAGAAGACTCAATAGAGCAAAAATCGCCAAACTCAAGGTAGAAATTTTTAAACCAGGAATTGATGTAAGATACGATGAGGAGGATGTGGTATCACATAATGAGAACAGCATTAAGAGCACACCTATAGATAGCGCAGAACAAATTCTACTTTATGCCCACGACGTGGATGTGGTAGGTATTGATGAAGCTCAATTTTTTGATAATCAATTAGGCTCTGTATGTAATCAACTAGCCAACAAAGGTATAAGAGTTATCGTGGCTGGGCTAGATATGGATTTTCAAGCCAAGCCCTTCGGTCCCATCCCCCACCTCATGGCCACCGCCGAATATGTAACAAAAGTACATGCGATTTGTATAAAATGTGGCAACCTGGCTCAGTATTCCCATAGAACCATTCAAGGTGACGATTTAGTGGTATTAGGTGAAACCGAGAGTTACGAGCCTTTATGCCGCCCATGTTATAATAAGGCAAATTCATTAACATAA